A genomic window from Methylorubrum extorquens includes:
- a CDS encoding sarcosine oxidase subunit beta family protein, producing MRRFSLTSLLSESMRGHTGWGRQWRAPEPKPAYDVVIVGGGGHGLATAYYLASQHGITNVAVLEKGWIGGGNTGRNTTIIRSNYLYDESAAMYEHALKLWEGLSQELNYNIMFSQRGVLMLAHNIHDVQSFKRHVYSNRLNGIDNEWLSKEECKEFCPPLDISGSLRYPVLGGALQRRAGTARHDAVAWGYARGADDRGVDIIQNCEVTGIRRDASGAAVGVETTRGFIGAGRIGVVAAGHTSTLMSMAGVSMPLESYPLQALVSEPVKPCFPCVVMSNAVHAYLSQSDKGELVIGAGTDQYTSYSQQGGLHITTHTLDAICELFPQFTRMRMLRSWGGIVDVTPDRSPIIGKTPVENLFVNCGWGTGGFKATPGSGHVFAHTLATGAPHKINAPFTLDRFRTGRLIDEAAAAAVAH from the coding sequence ATGCGCCGCTTCTCCCTCACGTCGCTACTCTCCGAATCCATGCGGGGCCACACGGGCTGGGGCCGCCAATGGCGCGCCCCCGAGCCCAAGCCGGCTTACGACGTCGTCATCGTCGGCGGCGGCGGACACGGCCTGGCGACCGCCTACTATCTCGCGAGCCAGCACGGCATCACCAACGTGGCGGTGCTGGAGAAGGGCTGGATCGGCGGCGGCAATACCGGCCGCAACACGACGATCATCCGCTCCAACTATCTCTACGACGAGAGCGCGGCGATGTACGAGCACGCGCTCAAGCTCTGGGAGGGGCTCTCCCAGGAGCTGAACTACAACATCATGTTCTCCCAGCGCGGCGTGCTGATGCTCGCGCACAACATCCATGACGTTCAAAGCTTCAAGCGCCACGTCTATTCCAACCGCCTCAACGGCATCGACAACGAGTGGCTCTCGAAGGAAGAGTGCAAGGAATTCTGCCCGCCGCTCGATATCTCGGGCTCCTTGCGCTACCCCGTGCTCGGCGGCGCGCTCCAGCGCCGGGCCGGCACCGCCCGCCACGACGCGGTGGCCTGGGGCTATGCCCGCGGCGCCGACGATCGCGGCGTCGACATCATCCAGAACTGTGAGGTCACCGGCATCCGCCGCGACGCCTCCGGTGCGGCGGTGGGCGTCGAGACGACCCGCGGCTTCATCGGCGCCGGCCGGATCGGCGTGGTCGCCGCCGGCCACACCTCGACCCTGATGTCGATGGCCGGCGTGTCGATGCCGCTGGAGAGCTACCCGCTCCAGGCGCTGGTCTCCGAGCCGGTCAAGCCGTGCTTCCCCTGCGTGGTGATGTCGAACGCGGTCCACGCCTACCTGTCGCAATCCGACAAGGGCGAGTTGGTGATCGGTGCGGGCACCGACCAGTACACCTCCTACAGCCAGCAGGGCGGCCTCCACATCACCACCCACACGCTTGACGCGATCTGCGAGCTGTTCCCGCAATTCACCCGGATGCGGATGCTGCGCTCCTGGGGCGGCATCGTCGACGTCACGCCGGACCGCTCGCCGATCATCGGCAAGACCCCGGTTGAGAACCTGTTCGTCAATTGCGGCTGGGGCACCGGCGGCTTCAAGGCGACCCCGGGCTCGGGCCACGTCTTCGCCCACACGCTCGCGACCGGCGCCCCGCACAAGATCAACGCGCCCTTCACCCTCGACCGGTTCCGCACCGGGCGCCTCATCGACGAAGCCGCCGCCGCGGCCGTCGCGCACTGA
- a CDS encoding ABC transporter ATP-binding protein: MSRAPIPLTAEPCDYRTQCEPVRARFDRLKARDVALRVEGLGKVFRNADGAETVALRGIDLVTHRREFLCVVGPSGCGKSTFVRILAGLETKSSGSVSVEGRPVAGPGADRGMVFQGYTLFPWLTVKRNVAFGLEENGESRHVAEREAAQWLALIGLERFADAYPHQLSGGMKQRVAIARALAMRPRILLMDEPFSALDTQSRARMQAYLIEIWRKIDITIVFITHDLDEAVHLADRILVLKAHPGEVEELIEVPVPRPRHPSQSLTPEFRATRARLDALIHPSEAEVDGPADLAGLDMVTRMASVGDEVE; encoded by the coding sequence ATGAGCCGCGCGCCCATCCCGCTGACCGCGGAGCCCTGCGACTACCGCACCCAGTGCGAGCCCGTCCGCGCCCGCTTCGACCGGCTGAAGGCCCGTGACGTCGCCCTGCGGGTCGAGGGCCTCGGCAAGGTGTTTCGCAACGCGGACGGCGCCGAGACCGTGGCGCTCCGCGGCATCGACCTCGTCACCCACCGCCGCGAGTTCCTCTGCGTGGTCGGGCCGTCGGGCTGCGGCAAGTCCACCTTCGTGCGCATTCTCGCCGGTCTCGAGACCAAGAGTTCAGGCAGTGTGAGCGTCGAGGGCCGTCCGGTCGCCGGTCCCGGCGCCGACCGGGGCATGGTGTTCCAGGGCTACACCCTGTTCCCCTGGCTCACGGTCAAGCGCAACGTCGCCTTCGGGCTCGAAGAGAACGGTGAATCGCGCCACGTCGCCGAGCGCGAGGCGGCGCAATGGCTGGCGCTGATCGGGCTGGAGCGCTTCGCCGACGCCTACCCGCACCAGCTCTCCGGCGGCATGAAGCAGCGCGTGGCCATTGCCCGTGCGCTCGCCATGCGCCCGCGCATCCTGCTGATGGACGAGCCGTTCTCGGCGCTCGACACCCAGTCGCGCGCCCGGATGCAGGCCTACCTCATCGAGATCTGGCGCAAGATCGACATCACCATCGTCTTCATCACCCACGACCTCGACGAGGCGGTGCATCTCGCCGACCGCATCCTCGTCCTGAAGGCCCATCCCGGCGAGGTCGAGGAACTGATCGAGGTGCCGGTGCCGAGGCCGCGCCATCCGAGCCAGAGCCTGACGCCGGAATTCCGCGCCACCCGCGCCCGGCTCGACGCGCTGATCCATCCCAGTGAGGCGGAGGTCGACGGCCCGGCCGATCTGGCTGGCCTCGACATGGTCACCCGGATGGCGAGCGTGGGGGACGAGGTCGAATGA
- a CDS encoding creatininase family protein: MSALPNLPLLWSDRTWEEIPGDLAGAAGAALLPIGATEQHGPHLGCGMDFVLADAVCREVSARTRVPMLPALPYGCSLGHSRRWPGTIALDPVVMTELVRQIGAQAYHSGVRRLFLVNAHVTNAAPLRCTLELLRAAHDDLMVALVNTATVSERVRAAHFLDAEDWHANRAETALMQAVAPALVRENRIAEADDADRTQNLVFAHPVNRTSRNGVTGFPSQASAAEGAELFAWMVEDLTALIRRGLAETPPLPHSYDGPAVVTEGA, translated from the coding sequence ATGAGCGCCCTCCCCAATCTCCCCTTGCTCTGGTCCGACCGCACCTGGGAGGAGATCCCCGGTGACCTCGCGGGCGCCGCGGGGGCCGCGCTCCTGCCCATCGGTGCCACCGAGCAGCACGGGCCGCATCTCGGCTGCGGCATGGATTTCGTGCTGGCGGATGCCGTCTGCCGCGAGGTTTCGGCGCGCACCCGCGTGCCCATGCTGCCGGCCCTGCCCTATGGCTGCTCGCTCGGCCATTCCCGGCGCTGGCCCGGCACCATCGCCCTCGACCCTGTCGTGATGACCGAACTCGTCCGGCAGATCGGGGCCCAGGCCTACCATTCGGGCGTGCGCCGCCTGTTTCTCGTCAACGCCCACGTCACCAACGCCGCGCCGCTACGTTGCACTCTGGAACTGCTGCGGGCGGCCCACGACGACCTGATGGTGGCGCTGGTCAACACCGCGACCGTCAGCGAGCGGGTGCGCGCGGCCCACTTCCTCGACGCCGAGGACTGGCACGCCAACCGCGCCGAGACTGCGCTGATGCAGGCCGTGGCCCCGGCCCTGGTACGCGAGAACCGCATTGCGGAAGCCGACGACGCGGACCGTACCCAAAACCTCGTCTTTGCCCATCCGGTCAACCGCACCAGCCGAAACGGCGTCACCGGCTTCCCCTCGCAGGCGAGTGCGGCGGAGGGCGCCGAACTGTTCGCCTGGATGGTCGAGGACCTGACCGCCCTCATCCGGCGCGGGCTCGCCGAGACCCCGCCCCTCCCCCATTCCTACGACGGCCCGGCCGTCGTCACCGAAGGAGCCTGA
- a CDS encoding GlxA family transcriptional regulator — translation MTIAAGATCPASVVAASEAVTGRAISVGFMLVDRFSMIAFSSAIEPLRLANRAVGRDLYRFSLWSEDGTKCTASNGIEVKVAGRFCEAQDFDMLVVCGGIDIQHPDHRALHSALRRCSARGAAIGAVCTGTYVLAKAGLLDGYRATIHWENLPGLVSEHDGLEIGSDLFEIDRNRFTCAGGTAAADMMLSLIVRDHGPSVASEVADQLIHHRIRESGERQRMDLRMRLGVSHPKLLRVVGLMETSLAEPLGSQELADAVQLSTRQLERLFLKYLGRSPAKHYLRIRLEHARNLIRQTAMPLLSVAFECGFTSASHFSKAYLDCFGQPPSAERKLVQAQGGLRA, via the coding sequence ATGACGATTGCGGCCGGGGCGACATGCCCGGCAAGTGTAGTTGCGGCGAGCGAGGCCGTTACCGGGAGAGCCATCTCCGTCGGTTTCATGCTGGTCGATCGCTTCTCGATGATTGCCTTCTCCTCGGCGATCGAGCCCCTGCGGCTCGCCAACCGCGCGGTCGGCCGCGATCTCTACCGTTTCTCGCTGTGGTCGGAAGACGGTACCAAGTGCACCGCCTCGAACGGGATCGAGGTCAAGGTCGCGGGCCGCTTCTGCGAGGCGCAGGACTTCGACATGCTGGTCGTGTGCGGCGGCATCGACATCCAGCACCCGGATCACCGCGCCCTCCATTCGGCCCTGCGCCGGTGCAGCGCCCGCGGGGCGGCGATCGGTGCGGTGTGCACGGGCACCTATGTGCTGGCCAAGGCCGGCCTCCTCGACGGATACCGGGCGACGATCCATTGGGAGAACCTGCCGGGCCTCGTCTCGGAGCATGACGGGCTGGAGATCGGCTCGGACCTGTTCGAGATCGACCGCAACCGCTTCACCTGCGCGGGCGGCACCGCGGCGGCCGACATGATGCTGTCGCTGATCGTGCGCGACCATGGCCCGAGCGTGGCCTCGGAGGTCGCCGACCAGCTCATCCACCACCGCATCCGCGAATCCGGCGAGCGCCAGCGGATGGACCTGCGCATGCGCCTCGGAGTGTCGCATCCCAAGCTGCTGCGGGTGGTGGGGCTGATGGAAACCTCGCTCGCCGAGCCGCTCGGCAGCCAGGAACTCGCCGACGCGGTGCAACTCTCGACCCGCCAGCTCGAACGGCTGTTCCTGAAGTATCTCGGCCGCTCACCCGCCAAGCACTACCTGCGCATCCGCCTGGAACACGCCCGCAACCTGATCCGCCAGACGGCGATGCCGCTGCTTTCGGTGGCGTTCGAGTGCGGCTTCACCTCGGCCTCGCACTTCTCGAAGGCCTATCTCGACTGCTTCGGCCAGCCGCCGAGCGCGGAGCGCAAGCTGGTGCAGGCGCAAGGCGGCCTGCGCGCCTAG
- a CDS encoding sarcosine oxidase subunit delta, which translates to MLLIACPHCGQRPETEFRCGGQAHIARPADPMSVDDGGWSEHLFVRANPKGVHAERWCHVHGCGRWFNALRDTISDRFIETYPIGEQSKSGVKPGTILGPNPATQSETRA; encoded by the coding sequence ATGCTGCTGATCGCCTGTCCCCATTGCGGCCAACGGCCCGAGACCGAGTTCCGGTGCGGCGGCCAAGCCCATATCGCCCGCCCGGCCGACCCGATGAGCGTCGATGACGGCGGCTGGAGCGAGCACCTGTTCGTGCGCGCCAATCCCAAGGGCGTGCATGCCGAGCGCTGGTGCCACGTCCACGGCTGCGGGCGCTGGTTCAACGCCCTGCGCGACACGATCAGCGACCGCTTCATCGAGACCTACCCGATCGGTGAGCAGTCGAAGTCCGGCGTGAAGCCTGGAACGATTCTCGGACCCAATCCGGCCACCCAGAGCGAGACGAGGGCGTGA
- a CDS encoding ABC transporter permease: MRAPLPQPHPERGAVPAVAVAPLPPVAGAAPVAGRARLSWVGAPRPLTRRRRAALTLLSFLLPLGLWAAISYLPFLWHPLVEVTNPGDVTWMEPGMRVPRAAFSEEVAAAQGAGTAMPEGRPANPVYLPAPHQVAVAFWTALTAPPPQRDAIWLPASLWHSIQIIFWGFTLSSLVGVPLGILCGAQPTIARLTEPVIEFVRYLPAPAFGALMVAILGIYDGPKIAIIVIGTFFQQVLVIANTTRRVDPLLIEAALTMGSRNLRLIRRVIVPAVLPQIYRDQRILLGWAWTYLIVAELIGTSSGITFFITQQARYQHFDNVYAAILVIGLIGIATDIALALIGRRLFPYARAEA, from the coding sequence ATGCGCGCGCCGCTGCCTCAGCCCCATCCCGAAAGGGGCGCCGTTCCGGCGGTCGCGGTTGCCCCGCTCCCGCCGGTGGCGGGCGCCGCCCCGGTCGCCGGGCGGGCGCGGCTCTCCTGGGTCGGCGCGCCGCGCCCGCTGACCCGGCGTCGGCGCGCTGCGCTCACCCTGCTCTCCTTCCTGCTGCCGCTCGGCCTGTGGGCGGCGATCTCCTACCTGCCTTTCCTCTGGCACCCGCTGGTCGAGGTCACGAATCCCGGCGACGTCACCTGGATGGAGCCCGGCATGCGGGTGCCGCGGGCGGCGTTTTCCGAGGAGGTCGCGGCGGCCCAAGGGGCCGGCACGGCCATGCCCGAGGGCCGGCCCGCCAACCCGGTCTACCTGCCGGCGCCGCATCAGGTGGCCGTCGCCTTCTGGACCGCGCTGACCGCACCGCCGCCCCAGCGCGACGCGATCTGGCTGCCCGCGAGCCTGTGGCACTCGATCCAGATCATTTTTTGGGGTTTTACCCTCTCCTCCCTGGTCGGCGTGCCGCTGGGCATCCTGTGCGGAGCGCAGCCGACGATCGCCCGGCTGACCGAGCCCGTGATCGAGTTCGTGCGCTACCTGCCCGCCCCCGCCTTCGGCGCGCTGATGGTCGCGATCCTCGGGATCTACGACGGGCCGAAGATCGCCATCATCGTCATCGGCACCTTCTTCCAGCAGGTGCTCGTCATCGCCAACACCACGCGCCGGGTCGATCCGCTGCTGATCGAGGCTGCGCTCACCATGGGTTCGCGCAACCTTCGCCTGATCCGCCGGGTGATCGTGCCGGCGGTGCTGCCGCAGATCTACCGCGATCAGCGCATCCTCCTCGGCTGGGCCTGGACCTACCTCATCGTCGCCGAGTTGATCGGCACCTCGTCCGGCATCACCTTCTTCATCACGCAGCAGGCCCGCTACCAGCACTTCGACAACGTCTACGCGGCGATCCTCGTGATCGGCCTCATCGGCATCGCCACCGACATCGCCCTGGCGCTGATCGGCCGCCGCCTGTTCCCCTATGCGAGGGCCGAGGCATGA
- a CDS encoding ABC transporter substrate-binding protein has translation MRIPSLINPRLITDGLTGVRRSLSALTLAVGLLAAPMAQAAEPLRIGYSDWPGWVAWQVAIEKGWLKEAGIDARFEWFDYSASMDAFSAGKLDAVTCTNGDALVMSGNGARNVMILLTDYSNGNDIIVGKPGVKSLADLKGKKVGLEVGLVEHLLLIDGLQKAGIKESDVTLVNAKTNETPQILASGDVAAIGAWQPIAGQAMRGAAGARPLYSSADRPGLIYDVVTVTPASLASRRAEWIKLVGLWDRVVGYISDPKTQGDAVAIMAAKVGVEPAVFTRFLKGTKLLTLAEGRAVMKDADGFGSLYGSSRHADAFNVKFEVYKTPQDVKAAIDPALTDGK, from the coding sequence ATGCGCATCCCGAGTCTGATCAATCCCCGTCTGATCACCGATGGTCTCACGGGCGTCCGCCGAAGCCTGTCCGCCCTCACGCTTGCCGTCGGCCTCCTCGCCGCGCCGATGGCGCAGGCCGCCGAGCCGCTGCGCATCGGCTACAGCGACTGGCCGGGCTGGGTGGCGTGGCAGGTCGCCATCGAGAAGGGCTGGCTCAAAGAGGCCGGCATCGACGCCCGTTTCGAGTGGTTCGACTACTCCGCCTCGATGGACGCGTTCTCGGCGGGCAAGCTCGACGCGGTGACCTGCACCAACGGCGACGCCCTCGTGATGAGCGGCAACGGCGCCCGGAACGTCATGATCCTGCTCACCGACTACTCGAACGGCAACGACATCATCGTCGGCAAGCCGGGGGTGAAGTCGCTGGCCGACCTCAAGGGCAAGAAGGTCGGGCTCGAAGTCGGCCTCGTCGAACATCTCCTCCTGATCGACGGCCTGCAGAAGGCCGGGATCAAGGAGAGCGACGTCACCCTCGTCAACGCCAAGACCAACGAGACGCCGCAGATCCTCGCCTCCGGCGACGTCGCGGCCATCGGCGCGTGGCAGCCGATCGCCGGCCAGGCCATGCGGGGCGCCGCCGGCGCCCGCCCGCTCTACAGCTCCGCCGACCGGCCCGGCCTGATCTACGACGTGGTGACGGTGACGCCCGCGAGCCTCGCTTCGCGGCGGGCCGAATGGATCAAGCTCGTCGGCCTGTGGGACCGGGTCGTCGGCTACATCTCGGACCCGAAGACCCAAGGCGACGCCGTCGCCATCATGGCGGCCAAGGTCGGCGTGGAGCCGGCCGTTTTCACCCGCTTCCTCAAGGGCACCAAGCTTCTCACGCTCGCCGAGGGCCGCGCGGTGATGAAGGATGCCGACGGGTTCGGCTCGCTCTACGGGTCGAGCCGGCACGCCGATGCCTTCAACGTCAAGTTCGAGGTCTACAAGACCCCGCAGGACGTGAAGGCCGCCATCGATCCCGCCCTCACCGACGGCAAGTGA
- a CDS encoding glycine betaine ABC transporter substrate-binding protein, with product MRAPILGVIAYLALAQTPAEAAGKQVRLAYVEWADAVVATNILKLALEEKGYQVKTIPLAAAAMWQSVATGDADASVAAWLPVTQGAYYEKLKNRIDLIGPNVTGAKIGWAVPATSSLNSIEDLATKASEVDGKVIGIDPGAGVMKSSEAAIKAYGLKVKLLDGSDATMTSALKDAVRQKKDVVVTAWTPHWMFARYDLKYLADPKKSFGEAESVNTLARKGLKEDMPEVYAILQKFKLTIKDEEAVMAENEEKGAKPEATAAKWIAANRATVDGWLK from the coding sequence ATGCGTGCACCGATACTTGGTGTGATCGCCTACCTCGCGCTGGCCCAGACGCCGGCCGAGGCGGCGGGCAAGCAGGTTCGGCTCGCCTACGTGGAATGGGCCGACGCCGTGGTCGCCACCAACATCCTCAAGCTTGCCCTTGAGGAAAAAGGCTACCAAGTGAAGACGATTCCGCTCGCGGCGGCGGCCATGTGGCAATCCGTTGCGACCGGTGACGCGGATGCGAGCGTCGCAGCCTGGCTCCCCGTCACGCAGGGCGCCTATTACGAAAAACTCAAGAACCGCATCGACCTGATCGGCCCGAACGTCACGGGGGCCAAGATCGGCTGGGCGGTGCCCGCCACTTCGTCCCTCAACTCGATCGAGGATCTGGCGACCAAGGCCTCCGAAGTCGATGGCAAGGTGATCGGCATCGATCCCGGCGCCGGCGTGATGAAGAGCTCCGAGGCAGCCATCAAGGCGTACGGCCTCAAGGTCAAGCTGCTCGACGGCAGCGACGCCACGATGACCAGCGCGCTGAAGGATGCGGTGCGGCAGAAGAAGGACGTGGTCGTCACGGCCTGGACCCCGCACTGGATGTTCGCGCGCTACGACCTGAAATACCTCGCCGATCCCAAGAAAAGCTTCGGTGAGGCCGAGAGCGTGAACACGCTGGCCCGCAAGGGGCTGAAAGAGGACATGCCCGAGGTCTACGCGATCCTCCAGAAGTTCAAGCTCACCATCAAGGACGAAGAAGCCGTGATGGCGGAGAACGAGGAGAAGGGCGCCAAGCCCGAGGCGACCGCCGCGAAGTGGATCGCGGCGAATCGCGCGACGGTCGATGGCTGGCTGAAGTGA
- a CDS encoding quaternary amine ABC transporter ATP-binding protein, with protein sequence MGRINLEGISKIFGSNSSKALDLIAQGKTKSDIAAACGAVVGLRDISFDIEEGEILVLMGLSGSGKSTLLRCMNRLVEPSCGRIAVDGVDVTRLGRKELLAFRQKTFGMVFQHFALLPNRTILGNVGFGLEIKQVSAKERIERSMQAIELVGLKGWETKYPNELSGGMQQRAGLARALAADADILLMDEAFSALDPLIRRDMQAELRDLQRKLKKTIVFVSHDLDEAIALGGRIVLMKDGEVVQIGQPEDIVARPATEYVERFVEHIDLAAVLRADQVADRSAPVLAPTQTVAEARTALGGAGGGASRGVWLVADGDGRLVGRIFAERLASARPAETISSLLDLGQSVVEAESRLDTILATVAAQEAVAVVGRNGRLIGAITSRDVVQALAARPGTHDQPHAGAQILSKPSGAPTWSGTSPNSPSTRSATTASTGSPSMAVG encoded by the coding sequence ATGGGCCGGATCAATCTTGAGGGTATCAGCAAGATATTCGGCTCGAACTCCTCCAAGGCGCTCGATCTGATCGCCCAGGGGAAAACCAAGAGCGACATCGCCGCCGCCTGCGGCGCGGTGGTCGGGTTGCGCGACATCTCGTTCGATATCGAAGAGGGCGAGATCCTCGTGCTGATGGGCCTGTCCGGCTCCGGCAAGTCGACGCTCCTGCGGTGCATGAACCGCCTCGTGGAGCCGTCCTGCGGCCGGATCGCCGTGGACGGGGTGGACGTGACCCGGCTCGGCCGGAAGGAATTGCTCGCCTTCCGCCAGAAGACCTTCGGCATGGTCTTCCAGCACTTCGCGCTGCTGCCCAACCGCACCATCCTCGGAAATGTCGGGTTCGGCCTCGAGATCAAGCAGGTCTCGGCCAAGGAGCGGATCGAGCGGTCGATGCAGGCCATCGAACTCGTCGGTCTGAAGGGCTGGGAGACGAAGTATCCCAACGAATTGTCGGGCGGCATGCAGCAGCGGGCGGGCCTCGCGCGGGCGCTCGCGGCGGATGCCGACATCCTGCTCATGGACGAAGCCTTCAGCGCGCTCGACCCCTTGATCCGCCGCGACATGCAGGCGGAGCTGCGCGACCTCCAACGCAAGCTCAAGAAGACCATCGTCTTCGTCTCGCACGATCTCGACGAAGCCATCGCGCTCGGCGGCCGCATCGTCCTGATGAAGGATGGCGAGGTGGTTCAGATCGGCCAGCCCGAGGACATCGTGGCCCGCCCCGCGACCGAGTATGTCGAGCGCTTCGTCGAGCATATCGATCTGGCCGCCGTGCTGCGCGCCGATCAGGTCGCGGATCGCTCCGCCCCCGTGCTCGCCCCCACGCAGACGGTGGCCGAGGCGCGGACCGCGCTCGGCGGCGCAGGGGGCGGGGCGAGCCGCGGAGTTTGGCTCGTCGCCGACGGGGACGGGCGGCTGGTCGGCCGCATCTTCGCCGAGCGGCTCGCCTCCGCCCGGCCGGCCGAGACCATCTCCAGCCTGCTCGATCTCGGGCAGTCCGTCGTCGAGGCGGAAAGCCGGCTGGACACCATTCTCGCGACCGTCGCCGCCCAGGAAGCGGTCGCCGTCGTGGGCCGGAACGGACGCCTGATCGGCGCCATCACGAGCCGCGACGTCGTGCAGGCGCTCGCCGCGCGGCCAGGCACGCACGATCAGCCGCATGCCGGTGCCCAGATCCTCTCAAAGCCGTCAGGAGCCCCGACATGGAGTGGAACGTCCCCAAATTCCCCCTCGACACGCTCAGCGACAACGGCCTCGACTGGCTCACCGAGCATGGCAGTTGGCTGA
- a CDS encoding ABC transporter permease: MEWNVPKFPLDTLSDNGLDWLTEHGSWLTRAVSRTVSDWIETLTTALVAIPPWLCIAVAAFAAYRVGGRKIGLLTLVGLLFLWNLRLWQATVETLVLVTIATAAALVIGVPVGIWFALSRRAWRTFSPILDMMQTLPSFVYLIPALPFFGLGAVSACFATIVFSVPPVIRLTALGIRNVPGELVEASDAFGSSATQKLFKVQLPLALPTIMAGVNQTMMLALSMVVIAAMIGAGGLGRAVWQSIQRLEAGAGFEAGIGIVIVAVILDRVTQALAARARPHGVA, from the coding sequence ATGGAGTGGAACGTCCCCAAATTCCCCCTCGACACGCTCAGCGACAACGGCCTCGACTGGCTCACCGAGCATGGCAGTTGGCTGACCCGAGCCGTCAGCCGCACCGTCTCCGACTGGATCGAAACGCTGACCACCGCCCTCGTCGCGATCCCGCCGTGGCTCTGCATCGCGGTCGCGGCCTTCGCGGCGTACCGGGTCGGGGGCCGCAAGATCGGGCTCCTGACCCTCGTCGGCCTGCTGTTCCTGTGGAACCTGCGGCTCTGGCAGGCGACGGTCGAGACCCTGGTTCTCGTCACCATCGCCACCGCGGCGGCCCTGGTGATCGGCGTTCCCGTGGGGATCTGGTTCGCGCTCAGCCGGCGGGCCTGGCGGACCTTCTCGCCGATCCTCGACATGATGCAGACGCTGCCGAGTTTCGTCTATCTGATCCCGGCGCTCCCCTTCTTCGGCCTCGGCGCGGTCTCGGCCTGCTTCGCGACGATCGTCTTCTCGGTGCCCCCGGTGATCCGGCTGACGGCGCTCGGCATCCGCAACGTGCCGGGCGAACTCGTCGAGGCCTCCGACGCCTTCGGCAGTTCGGCGACCCAGAAGCTGTTCAAGGTGCAGTTGCCGCTGGCACTCCCGACCATCATGGCCGGCGTCAACCAGACCATGATGCTGGCCCTCTCCATGGTCGTGATCGCGGCGATGATCGGTGCCGGCGGATTGGGCCGCGCGGTCTGGCAGTCGATCCAGCGGCTCGAGGCGGGCGCCGGCTTCGAGGCGGGCATCGGCATCGTGATCGTGGCGGTGATCCTCGACCGCGTGACGCAGGCCCTCGCCGCCCGGGCTCGTCCACACGGTGTGGCCTGA